The following is a genomic window from Candidatus Binataceae bacterium.
TGTCCGCCGCATAGTCGGAAATATTACTGTGGTGACTGCCGCTATGCCTCCTATCCAAATCACGATCGCACGGAGGTGCAGCACACTATGCCGCTACGAACCATCGATAGTTCACTTCAACAACCTCCTACGGGGCACTCCGCGGAGATAAGCCTCGACCGCCAGCAGAGCAAACGCACCAAGCACCATCGTTCTGAGAAACCACCTCCGCGCACCAAGTCCCGCCGCCCAAGCGCGAAAGGCCACATATACGGCTTGAGTCGTGTGAATACCGAGAGTGAAAGCGAAAAGCCCTCGCCCCACACGAGCAACCATGCCTAAAGGACTCGCCCCAAGTATTCCGATCGCGATCCAGAGAAGCCCACAGATGAGCCAATCGCGTTCAGCAATCTCGATCCGTTCGTACAAGACCAAAGCGGGTCTGCTATGGTGCATAGCACTAGCCCTTCCAGCCGTGCATCGCCGATGCCAATGCGCCTGCGCGCCGCTTCCGTCCAAACGGTGCCATCGCGATTGAGCGCACGGTATTGCCAACTAACATCAACACGGCCGGTGGAGCTACAAAGCGCTTCAAACTAATCAGAATACTCCAGAAAGGCGCAGACCATCAGCAAACCATGGTCGATATAGAGCCCAAGTTGAAAAAGCCGGCAAGCTCCAGCCAAGGCGCAGCAGCTCCGCCAGCAGCGCAACAATAATTTTGACTGGCCGCATCGCGCCTGCGGCCGCACACAGGGGCCTACCTGTTAACTCCTTCGCTAATGTAATCTCATCTACTTAACGCCCGCCACCATCCCTCACCGCAACAGTGACAATCGGTCCGGGCATCCATCATCGGCCGCGCTATCGGCGGCTAATGAAATCGGTTCTGAGCTGAGCTTCTTCACCTGAGCATCAAGGGTTGTAAGCCGCTTCCTAAGCTCCTTGTCTCGGTTCCACCGGGCCGTCACGTCGCGCACAATCGCGACCGACCCCAACACCTTGCCGTCCGCGCCTCGGATCAGAGCGATGGTAAACTCGATCGAAATACGGGTTCCATCCTTGCAAAGCGCGGGTACCGCCAACAGATTCCGGTTGTACTGGGTGCGCCCCGTTTTCATCGTCTGGGTGTATCCTACCCAATGACGCTCGCGCAGGCTTTCGGGAATAATCCGGTCCAGCGACTGCCCCACCATTTCCTCGGCACGAAAACCGAACATTGTTTCGGCGCCGCCGTTCCACAATCGCACCACCCCGCCGCCATCGGCAAAAATGATCGCATCACTGGCATTGTCGACGATCTGTTGGCATAACCATTCATGATTGTCTTCCATCACTGTGAGTGGCCTCCGATAAGTGAGTGGCCTCCGATAACCTCTCGTCTAGGTGCCTATCCGCGAGCATAATTCAGAAATATAAATGACCACAGACGCATCAACAGCACCTCAGGGTGGTTAGCCCAGCGTACGTATTCACGCTGCGTTTGTCTTGATTCCTTACCAATCGACGTTCACTTGTCCGAAACGAGCTGCCACTTGCGCTTGTTGTTGGCTACCTGCTCCGGAGTGGGAGCAGGCTTGTCCTCAAATGTCTTGATTCGAAACCGATCGGGCGCTTCGACTGTCTTGGCGTTGAGCGCGACATCACTGCGAAATGGTTCAGGAACCGCGGGTTCTTCGTAAATCGCCTGCCAGGGGCATTCGGGTTCGCAGGCTCCGCACTCTATGCATTCGTCGGGATTTATGTAAAGCTGATTAGGAAAGTGCTGCCGATCGTCTCCTGTATACTCATAAATACAATCAACCGGACAAACACTCACACATCCGGTATCGAGACAGTCAATACAAAGTCGTGTTATTACCCAAGGCATGTTGATCTCTTTGAGATTGAGTAGGGTGGCGGCTCGTGTTAAGGCAGCAAATCGCCAGAGCCGATCGGTCGCGCATGTTTAAAACCCGCTGCATTGTTTGCTCCGGCAATAGATAGTTCGGAAATAATCGAGAGGCCGTTGCACGTAAAGGCGTGTGAAAGGAGGCTGCGTGCATGCGCGTCAGCCGCTTGTGCGCTTTGCTTGGTAAGCGCGTTGTGCGCGACGAGCGGCACGAGATGTCGCGCGGCGTCGATCGCACGCTGGCGATCTGCGAGCGGCTTCTGTACTTGCTCTTCATCGAGTACTGCCTTCAGCGCCGGAAGAATTCCTCTTCGTAACGACAACCTTGTCTTTGCCGTAAGCATCGTGAATCGCGCGAAGCACCGCCCGTTGCCGCTCTTCACCTACGCGCTCTTCGATGAGCGGCAGATAGATTTGTTCTTCCTTGGCAAGGTGAAGTTCCACGATCGCATCAAGCCGAAGGGCAAGGCCCCGTAACCGGCGCAAAAGACGGCCGCGCTGATCCCTAGCCGTCGCACTTGCAAGCTCCTGCGCGACTTTCTCGATTTTGGCGACGTAGGCGGCGATAAATTCATGATCGACCACCATCGTGGCGGTCGGTTTGCCGTACTTTTGGACTAAGGTGTCCACCAGCGGGTATAAGTGCCGTTCTTCGCCGTGGGCATGAGGCAGCAGGTCCTTCTCCAGGAACGCGACCAAGGCGTCACGCTGCATCTGCGCCCCGTCGCCGCCGACTGCTTGCACGTGCCCTTCTAAGGTCTTGGCCAAATTCAGATGGTGTTTGCGGATTGCCTCAGGCAAAATGTTCATGTTGCTGCTCTTCCGGCGTTCTTCGCCGTTACCTTTACGGGGTGCAGCCTAAATCTGTATCTAGTGTACATCTTCACCGGCAGCGGTCAAGGGCCATCGCAAGAACTTGCTGGTGCACAATCTCGCACGCGGCGGTTTCATCAAGAGTCACCGCGGCAAGGGCGGCGGCATCGAACTGGCGCGCAAGCACGCCAAAGTCAACATCGACGAGGCTGTGCGATACAAGCTGAGGTGCACAAGGGCGGTGGAATGCTTCGATTGGGAACGCAACCGAAGCGTGATCGCGAATTTCTGCGGCCTTACCGAAGCTCGCGCCGCGTGCGACAACTTCTCTGCCACGCTCGACCGTTACACCCTTGCGGATCTGCTTGAGCGGCGAGCACGTCTGGCGACAATTCTCGCGACGGCTTCGAATCGCGAGTGAACATGAGCGCGCTCCAATTGATTGCTCACAAAAGACAGCAGCGTAACTCCTACTTCCCGCTAGGTCCTCGGAGCGAGCTTGCGCAATTCAGCGATAACCGACGCGTTTTTATCCGTCTATAATTTCCCTGCTTATTAAGTTTTCCTCTTGGATAATTGTTTCATCTGGCTTTATCCTGTTGGTCATGAAAAGCCTGTTGTTCGTATCGCGGGTGCCAAGCGTGAGCATTATTTGGCTCCTTAGCGACGCCTGGAGGCGTTGGGAAGGGCGGCACAGCCACTCGCATGAGTAGTCCGGCCAGACGCTTCGTCTTCGCCGTCGCCGGAATGGTGCTGGTAACGTTGGTCGGGATGGCGGGTTATGTTTTGCTCGAGGGTTATTCGGCCCTGGACGCACTGTACATGGCGGTTATCACAGTTTCGACGGTGGGCTACCGTGAAGTGCGACCACTGGACGCCGCCGGCAAGATCTTTACGGTTATCTTCATCGTCACCGGGGTGGGCACTTCCTTTTACCTGCTCGCGGTGATTGCCGAGTTGCTGATCGAAGGCCGCCTTAAGGAACATCTGGGAGCCACTGCGATGCATCGCAAGATTCAACATTTCCACCAGCATGTAATTATCTGCGGCTTTGGCCGCTTCGGCCGCGCCGTGGCCGAGGAGCTTCGGCGCAATTCCGTGCCGTTGGTCGTGATCGATCCCGACGCGGCGCGTGCCGGCGAATTGGCCCGGCTCGATATTCCCTTTCTCAACGCCTCCGCGCTGGAAGATACGACTTTGGACGAAGCCGCCATCGGCACTGCCCGCGCGCTCGTCGCGGCAACTGGCTCGGACGCCGACAATGTTTACATCACACTGTCGGCACGGGAGAAAAATCCCGCGATTCGGATTCATGCCCGAGCCGAAACCGAGGCAGCTCACCGCCGTCTGACGCTGGCGGGCGCTGACCAGGTGGTGACCGCCTACCAGCAGGGTGGCTTCCGCGTCGCAACCACTATCCTGCGCCCCTCGGTGGTCGATTTTTTGGAGCTGGTAATGCCAGGGCGAGGCGACGAAATCGACCTGGAGGAGATCAGTGTACCTCAGCTCAGTCCGATCCTCGGCCGCGCCATCCGCGAGCTCGAGCACGCCCATCCGCAGCTTCGGATTGTGGCGTTGCGGCGCAATGGTAGGCTGTCGCTAATCCCCGATTCGCAAACCGTGATCGCACCCGGCGATCTGCTGGTCGCGATCGGCAATCGCGCCAGCCTGCGTCAGCTCGCCGAAACCACCACGCATTGAGCGACGCTTCTGGCAGCGACTAGTTCTTGTATCGCTCTGTCCGTCGGACCAGAAATCAAAAGAAAATGCAGTATGAGGGACAAGACCAGCGACACTAATAGAAGATCAAAGCCGACAACGAAAATGGCGCCATCTGATACCAGCATGCCAGCTCGGGTCGCTGGGCCTGATCTTGGCGCCGGGATTATGCCTGGCGACCCGCTGCCCCTTGGCGCACACGCGGTCGGTGACGGAGTCAACTTCGCCCTGTTTAGCCGCCATGCCAGTGCCGTAGATTTGTTGCTCTACCCATTATCGAATGGCGCCGACCGGCCGAGAATTGTTCACCTTAACCCTTTACAACATCGTACCGGAGATATTTGGCATGTTTGGGTGCAAGGCGTGGGTCCGGGGCAATACTACGCGTATCGGGTTGATGGATTGTATCAGCCTCAAGCGGGATTCCGCTTCAATCATCACAAGGTACTGGTCGATCCTTACGCTCGCGCCCTGAGTGGGGTTGCCTCTTCGGACTTCGAACGCGCGTTTGGTTACGATCCCAAATCGCCGGAAAAGGACCTTTCATTTTCTCGGGAGGATGATGGCGCAACGGCGTGCTGGGCAATAATGGTCGATCGCGCCTTTGACTGGGGCTGCGATCGGCCGCTCAAGCATTCTTGGGAAGAGACGATTATCTACGAGACCCACGTGCGTGGCCTTAGCGTGCATCCGTCGTCCGCAGTGAAGCACCCCGGAACCTACCGCGGCGTAATCGAGAAGATCCCGTATTTCAAAATGCTGGGCGTGACCGCGATCGAACTGCTGCCGGTACAGGAATTCAACGAGAACGAAATTAGCCGCTACAACCCGCTCACTAGCGAGCGCCTGCGCAATTATTGGGGCTATAGCAGTGTAAATTTTTTCGCGCCGAAGGAGAGCTACTCCTCGAGCGGATCTGGACACCAAGTCACGGAATTCAAGGAGATGGTGCGCTCGCTTCACGCTGCTGGCATCGAGGTGATCCTCGACATCGCCTTAACGCATACCGCCGAGGGCGACGAGCTGGGCCCGACGCTTAGCTTCCGCGGGCTGGAAAACCCAATTTATTACCTGCTCGCCGACGGTGGGCGCCGCTACCGCAACTACTCGGGGTGCGGCAATTCGCTCAATTGCAATCATCCAGTGGTGCGCGAGTTCATCCTGGACTGTCTGCGCTATTGGGCTATCGAGATGCATGTGGACGGCTTTCGGTTCGACTTGGCCGCAATTCTGGGGCGCGATGAGTCAGGTAATCTCGCGAGCAACCCGCCGCTGCTGGAGCGAATCGCCGAGGAACCTATTTTGCGCGACGTAAAGCTTATTGCCGAGGCGTGGGATGCTGGCGGCGCCTATCTGCTCGGGAGCTTTCCTGGCCGGCGCTGGTCGGAATGGAACGGCCGTTATCGCGACGATGTGCGACGTTTCTGGCGGGGGGACAGCGGTATGGCAGCGGCCTTTGCCAGTCGGTTATGCGGCAGCGCCGATATCTACCAGCGGACCGGCAAGGAGCCGCTCAATAGTATCAATTTCATCACCTGCCATGATGGCTTCACGCTGGCTGATCTGGTGAGCTACGAGACCAAGCATAATGAGGCAAACGGCGAAGACAACCGAGATGGCACGGACGCTAATTACAGTTGGAACCATGGCGCCGAGGGAGCGACCGACAATCCGGCGATTCAGTCCATGCGCTTGCGGCAGGCCAAGAATCTACTTGCGACACTGATGCTCTCGCGCGGTGTTCCAATGATGCTTGGTGGCGACGAGTTTGGTCGCAGCCAGCGCGGCAACAATAACGCCTATTGCCAAGATAACGAGACTTCCTGGTACGACTGGCGTTTACTGGATCGTAACCGCGAGCTTTTACGTTTTGTTCGGGAGCTGATCTTCTTTCGCAAGTCTCATCAAGTTCTGTCGCGCGAAAAGTTCTATACGGCAGACGATGTCATATGGTTTGATCGTTCGGGCGCATATCCAAATTGGAACGCGCCTGATCCCACCGTCGGCTGTATGATCCGTGACGTGGAACAGCGCGGCGTTTCACTGTGCTTTTTGGCCCACGCTGGAGCGCAGCCGGTGGAGTTTCGGGTCCCGCCGCCCCCGGAGAATACGCGATGGTGGCGTGCCATCGACACCGCTGCGGCGGTTCCCGAGGATATCGTGGCCGGCGATACCGCACCGCAGCTCGCCGGGTCGAAAATAAATCTTGCAGAGCGCTCACTGGTAGTGCTGACGACGCGACGGTAAGCAGATGACAGATCGGATAAAAAGCATTCGGAACGCGGCCGAGCACTATCTTCCGCGAGCGCTGCCGCAAGGCCTGGAAGCATTGAGCGAGTTGGCCCTCGACATGCGTTGGAGTTGGAATCATGAAGCCGATCAGCTCTGGGAAAAAGTCTCTCCCGAACTTTGGGAGGCGACTGGCAACCCGTGGCTAATCCTGCAGAGCGTATCGCTGGCACGCCTGGAGGGACTGGCTCGCGACAGCACGTTCATGGCGGAATTACGCCGGCTACAGGAGTCGAGAGCGGACTTTGCGCGACGTCAACTGTGGTTTACCACGACGCACGGCGCGGAGCAGCTCAAGCCGGTTGCCTACTTCAGTATGGAATTCGGCTTGAGCGAGGCGCTGCCGATTTACGCCGGTGGATTGGGGATCCTCGCG
Proteins encoded in this region:
- a CDS encoding PAS domain S-box protein, translated to MEDNHEWLCQQIVDNASDAIIFADGGGVVRLWNGGAETMFGFRAEEMVGQSLDRIIPESLRERHWVGYTQTMKTGRTQYNRNLLAVPALCKDGTRISIEFTIALIRGADGKVLGSVAIVRDVTARWNRDKELRKRLTTLDAQVKKLSSEPISLAADSAADDGCPDRLSLLR
- a CDS encoding ferredoxin family protein, producing MPWVITRLCIDCLDTGCVSVCPVDCIYEYTGDDRQHFPNQLYINPDECIECGACEPECPWQAIYEEPAVPEPFRSDVALNAKTVEAPDRFRIKTFEDKPAPTPEQVANNKRKWQLVSDK
- a CDS encoding hemerythrin domain-containing protein, encoding MNILPEAIRKHHLNLAKTLEGHVQAVGGDGAQMQRDALVAFLEKDLLPHAHGEERHLYPLVDTLVQKYGKPTATMVVDHEFIAAYVAKIEKVAQELASATARDQRGRLLRRLRGLALRLDAIVELHLAKEEQIYLPLIEERVGEERQRAVLRAIHDAYGKDKVVVTKRNSSGAEGSTR
- a CDS encoding Rrf2 family transcriptional regulator, encoding MHNLARGGFIKSHRGKGGGIELARKHAKVNIDEAVRYKLRCTRAVECFDWERNRSVIANFCGLTEARAACDNFSATLDRYTLADLLERRARLATILATASNRE
- a CDS encoding potassium channel protein — protein: MSSPARRFVFAVAGMVLVTLVGMAGYVLLEGYSALDALYMAVITVSTVGYREVRPLDAAGKIFTVIFIVTGVGTSFYLLAVIAELLIEGRLKEHLGATAMHRKIQHFHQHVIICGFGRFGRAVAEELRRNSVPLVVIDPDAARAGELARLDIPFLNASALEDTTLDEAAIGTARALVAATGSDADNVYITLSAREKNPAIRIHARAETEAAHRRLTLAGADQVVTAYQQGGFRVATTILRPSVVDFLELVMPGRGDEIDLEEISVPQLSPILGRAIRELEHAHPQLRIVALRRNGRLSLIPDSQTVIAPGDLLVAIGNRASLRQLAETTTH
- the glgX gene encoding glycogen debranching protein GlgX, which encodes MRDKTSDTNRRSKPTTKMAPSDTSMPARVAGPDLGAGIMPGDPLPLGAHAVGDGVNFALFSRHASAVDLLLYPLSNGADRPRIVHLNPLQHRTGDIWHVWVQGVGPGQYYAYRVDGLYQPQAGFRFNHHKVLVDPYARALSGVASSDFERAFGYDPKSPEKDLSFSREDDGATACWAIMVDRAFDWGCDRPLKHSWEETIIYETHVRGLSVHPSSAVKHPGTYRGVIEKIPYFKMLGVTAIELLPVQEFNENEISRYNPLTSERLRNYWGYSSVNFFAPKESYSSSGSGHQVTEFKEMVRSLHAAGIEVILDIALTHTAEGDELGPTLSFRGLENPIYYLLADGGRRYRNYSGCGNSLNCNHPVVREFILDCLRYWAIEMHVDGFRFDLAAILGRDESGNLASNPPLLERIAEEPILRDVKLIAEAWDAGGAYLLGSFPGRRWSEWNGRYRDDVRRFWRGDSGMAAAFASRLCGSADIYQRTGKEPLNSINFITCHDGFTLADLVSYETKHNEANGEDNRDGTDANYSWNHGAEGATDNPAIQSMRLRQAKNLLATLMLSRGVPMMLGGDEFGRSQRGNNNAYCQDNETSWYDWRLLDRNRELLRFVRELIFFRKSHQVLSREKFYTADDVIWFDRSGAYPNWNAPDPTVGCMIRDVEQRGVSLCFLAHAGAQPVEFRVPPPPENTRWWRAIDTAAAVPEDIVAGDTAPQLAGSKINLAERSLVVLTTRR